Genomic window (Megamonas funiformis):
GAATTAAAAGAACATCGCCAGCATTAACAGCTTGACCTACGGAAGCTACTAATTTTACAATTTTACCAGGCATTGGAGCAGTAACAGTGTTGTCACCAGCAGCAGGTGCAGCAGCAGCGGCAGCTGGAGCAGCTTTTGGTGCAGGTGCAGCAGCTGGAGCAGCTTTTGGTGCAGCAGCAACTGGAGCAGCAGCTTTTACTTCTTCAATTTCAACTTCATAAGCGTTACCATTTACAGTGATGTTAAATTTTTTCACGACGTATTCCTCCAAGAATTATCTTTTTTATTTGATTGATGATTTATTAAACAGCATCGCGTCTGCCAGCCATAACCCATGCATCGCTACGTTTAATACGAACAGCCATAACTTTATGACCAACCATCATTTCTACAGCAGCAGTAATAGCAGCTACTATTTCTTCACTGATAGGAGCATTATTATTTGCCATCTTAAAACTCTCTCCTCTTATTATAATGGAACATTACCATGTTTTTTTGCAGGACGTGCTTCACGTTTGCTTGCAAGCATGTTCAATGCAGTGATAATACGAGGGCGGGATTCTTTAGGTTCAATTACCATATCAATGTAACCACGTTCAGCAGCTTTGTATGGTGTAGCGAATTCAGCTACATATTCAGCTGTTTTTGCTGCAACATCAGGGTCTTTTCTGAAGATGATGTTTGCTGCACCAGCAGGACCCATAACAGCAATTTCTGCTGTAGGCCAAGCCATAACTTGGTCAGCACCGAGTTCACGAGAGCACATAGCAAGGTAAGAACCACCATATGCTTTACGAGTGATAAGTGTAATTTTTGGTACTGTTGCTTCGCAATAAGCATAAAGCATTTTTGCACCATGACGAATGATACCGCCATATTCCTGATCTGTACCTGGTAAGAAGCCAGGAACGTCAACGAGGTTAACGATAGGAATATTAAATGCGTCACAGAAACGAATGAAACGTGCTGATTTATCAGAAGCATTAATATCAAGGCAACCTGCCATTACAGCTGGTTGGTTTGCAATGATACCAACGGAACGTCCATCAAAATGAGCAAAACATGTAATGATGTTTGTAGCATAATGCTGATGAACTTCATAGAATTCACCATCATCTACTAAGGAACGAATAACATCTTTCATGTCATAAGGCATGTTAGCGTTATCTGGAATTACAGTGTTTAATTCTTCATCCATACGGGATGGATCATCATTTGTAGGTCTTTCTGGAGCATCATCCATGTTGTTGCTTGGTAAGAAGCTTAATAAGTAACGAATTTGTTCGATACAATCATCTTCATTTTCAGCAGCAAAATGAGCAACACCAGAAGTAGTGTTATGAGTCATAGCACCACCGAGCTGTTCAGCTGTTACTTCTTCAGCAGTAACAGATTTGATAACAGCAGGACCAGTGATAAACATCTGGCTAGTATTTTTTACCATGTAGATAAAGTCAGTAAGAGCTGGAGAATATACTGCACCACCTGCGCATGGTCCCATGATTACAGAAATCTGTGGAACAACACCGGAAGCGTCTGTATTTCTCTGGAAAATTCCGCCGTAACCAGAAAGAGCGTCAACAGCTTCTTGAATACGAGCCCCACCAGAGTCATTGATACCAACGCATGGAGCACCCATTTTCAAGGACATTTCTTGTACTTTCCAGATTTTTTTAGCATGCATTTCACCAAGAGAACCACCTTCAACAGTGAAGTCTTGAGCGTAAGCATATACTAAACGTCCATCAACTGTACCATAACCTGTAATTACACCTTCAGCAGGTAAATCTTTCTTTTCCTGACCAAAGTTAGTGCAACGATGTTTTACAAACTGATCTAATTCTACAAATGTACCTTCATCAAAAAGTTTTTCAATACGTTCACGAGCAGTCATTTTACCTTTAGCATGTTGTTTTGCAACACGTTTAGGACCGCCTGCTTGTAAAATATGTTCCTTTTTGGCATTCATGAGGTCAATTCGTTCTTGAACTGTAGCCAAAGTTATACCTCCTTAATAAAATCTATATCTATTAAAAAATTTAATATAGATTATTTTGTTTCATCTAAACGCTGAGCAAGTTCAACTAAGATACCGCTAGCTTTTGGATGAACGAATGCAATGCTGGAATTGCCAGCGCCGTAACGAGGTTGTTCATCAATCATACGAACGCCTTTTTCTTTCATTTCAGCGATAGCTTCTTCAATGTTATCAACGTTTAATGCAATGTGCTGAATACCAGAACGGCCACCATTTTTTGCAAGATATTTTGCAATTGGGCCATCTTCAGTAGTGGATTCTAAAAGTTCAATTTCGCAATCGCCACATGGAACGAAGCTTACTTTTACTTTTTGTTCTTCTACAATTTCATCTTCTTTAGTGATTTTAATACCTAAAGTTTCTTCATAGAATTTCTTTGCTTCTTGAAGATTTGGTACAGCAATACCGATATGGTCAACTCTGTTGATTTTCATTGATAAAACCCTCCTGATATAAATATTATATCTAAATTATTTTTTTAACATATTATCCATAATAGTATTAACTACTGTATATGGGTCATTCTGACGAGTTTCAATATCTTTTACATAAGCATCTAATTCGCCAGTTTCTACAATATGTTTTGTTATATAAGAACCAATAGATGCACTCAAGCGGTCCAATAACTCATTTTTAGCACGTTTATGACGTCTAATAGCTAATGTTCCACTTTCTACTAAATAATTTTGATGTTCAGTAATTGTATCTACTAATTCATTAATACCTTCGCCTCTACTAGCCATGACTTTTTTAACTGGAGGACGCCAATCTGGTGTTTCTCCATCAAGGTCTAGCATCATATTAAGCTCTGTATATAATTTATCTGCACCATCAAGATCTGCTTTATTGATAGTGAAGATATCACCAATTTCCAATATTCCTGCTTTTATAGCTTGGATATCATCACCAAGGCCTGGTACCATTACAACCATAGTAGTATCAGCCGCTTTAACGATATCAACCTCAGATTGTCCTACCCCTACAGTTTCTACAATAATTACATCTTTACCAAAAGCATCCATAGCTTTTATTGCATCAGCTGTTTTATGAGATAAGCCGCCTAAGCTACCTCTTGTCCCCATACTACGGATAAAGACACCTTCATCGAGGGTTAAGCTGTTCATTCTTATACGGTCACCTAAGATAGCTCCGCCTGTGAATGGACTAGTTGGGTCAATAGCTATAATACCAACTGTTTTTCCCTGATTACGATAAGCTCTTGCGAGTCTATCGGTAAGAGTGGATTTACCTGCACCTGGTGGGCCAGTAATACCAAGGACAAAGGCATGCCCAGTATGTGGATACAGTTTTTTCATGATTTCTACTGCAGCATCTGTTTCATTTTCAATTGCTGTGATTGCACGAGTTAATGCTAAACGATTTCCATTTAACAATTCTTGAGCTATATCCATATAAGCACCACCTTTGATGTCAGCTCCTGTCCCTTATGCACAGAAGCCACAAATACATTTATATTAAAAATCATCTTGTCTCCTTATAGAGACTAAGAAAGACAAGATGATTTTCTTTATATTATTTAATTAATAACGTTAACTGTTAAAAATTAAGCTTCTTTTACGTGAGCTTTGATGAATTCAATAACGTCAGTTGTTGGTGTACCAGGAGTAAATACTTCTGCAATACCTGCTTCTTTAAGAGCTGGGATATCGCCTTCTGGAATAACGCCACCGCCGATGATTAATACATCGTTCATGCCTTTTTCTCTAACAAGTTTTACAACTTTAGGGAAAAGATGTGGATGAGCACCAGAAAGGATACTCATAGCAACTACATTAACGTCTTCCTGTAAAGCTGCTTCTGCAATCTGTTCAGGAGTCTGACGAAGACCTGTATAAATTACTTCAAAGCCTGCATCGCGAAGAGCACGTGCTACAACTTTTGCTCCGCGGTCATGACCATCTAAACCTGGTTTTGCTACTAATACTCTAATCATTATATTTACCTCCAAATATCTTCACTTATTAAAGATTTACATGTGCTTCATATTCGCCGAATACTTTACGCATTACGCCACAGATTTCTCCGAGAGTTGCATAAGTTTTAACGGCAGCGAGGATATGAGGCATAAGATTTTCGTTTTCATCTTTACAAGCAGCTTCTAAGTCAGCAAGAGCAGCTTCTACAGCAGCGTTGTCACGTTTAGCTTTCATAGCTTCAACTTTAGCTTTCTGTTTTTCACCAACGGAAGCGTCAACTTTGAGAAGACCTTCAACTGGTTTTTCTTCGATCTGGAATTTGTTTACGCCGACAATTGTTCTAGCACCGGATTCAACATCCATTTGCCATTTGTAAGCACTATCCTGAATTTCTTTCTGGATATAACCTTTTTCAATTGCAGATACTGCGCCGCCAATTTCGTCGATTTTTTTGATGTAATCCCAAGCTTCTTTTTCGATTCTGTTAGTCATAGCTTCAACATAGTAAGAACCAGCAAGTGGATCTACAACATCAGCTAAACCACTTTCATATGCAACAATCTGTTGAGTACGTAAAGCGATCATTACGGATTCTTCTGTAGGAAGAGCAAGTGCTTCATCACGGGAGTTTGTATGAAGGGACTGAGTACCACCCATAACAGCAGCTGCAGTCTGTAAAGCAACACGGATAATGTTGTTGTTAGGCTGTTGAGCTGTAAGCATGGAACCAGCTGTTTGTGTATGAACACGAAGCATCATGGATTTAGCTTTTTTAGCGCCAAATCTTTCTTTCATAACTTTAGCCCAGATACGACGGGAAGCACGGAATTTTGCAACTTCTTCAAGTACGTTGTTATGAGCATTCCAGAAGAAGGATAGACGACCTGCGAAAGCATCAACGTCAAGACCAGCTTTGATAGCTGCTTCAACGTAAGCGATACCATCAGCAATAGTAAATGCGATTTCCTGAGAAGCAGTAGAACCAGCTTCACGAATATGGTAACCAGAAATGGAGATTGTGTTCCATTTTGGTACATATTTAGAGCAATATTCAAAGATGTTAGTGATAAGACGCATAGATGGACGTGGTGGGAAGATATATGTTCCACGAGCAGCATATTCTTTAAGAATATCGTTCTGGATTGTACCTTTTAATTGATCAGCAGGTACACCCTGTTTTTCAGCAACTGCAATGTACATAGCTAAAAGTACGGATGCAGGAGCATTGATAGTCATAGAAGTGGAAACTTTACCAAGATCGATCTGATCGAAGAGGATTTCCATATCTGCTAAGGAGTCGATAGCAACACCAACTTTACCAACTTCACCTTCGGAGATGTCATCAGTAGAGTCATAACCAATCTGAGTTGGAAGGTCAAATGCACAAGAAAGACCTGTAGCACCGGATTCAATTAAATAACGATAACGTTTGTTGGATTCTTCAGCAGTGGAGAAACCTGCATACATACGCATTGTCCAGAAACGACCACGATACATAGTAGGCTGAACACCACGAGTATAAGGATACATACCAGGGAAACCAATTTCTTCTGTGTAGTCAGTACCTTCAATGTCAAGTGGAGTATATAAACGTTGTTCTGGAAGATGTCCACGTTCTGGGAATCTTGCAACTGTTTTTTCTACACTAGCGTTATATTCAGCTAAGCCAGCTTGGATTTTTTCTTTTTCATTGCTCATAATTTTAAATTCCTCCCTAAAAAGGTTATTATTTCATTGAACCTGTTTCCATGAATTTTTCATGCCAGGACAAAGCTTCTTTAATAATATGTGGAGTTTGTGCATGTTTTGTTGCAGCTTCTGCTCTTTCCAAATAATCCATTAACATAGGTTTATAATCTGGATGAGCACATTTGTTAATAACTTCACGAGCTCTTTCGCGTGGAGCAAGACCTCTTAAGTCAGCTAAACCTTGTTCTGTAACGATGATATCTACATCATGTTCTGTATGGTCAACATGAGAGCACATAGGAACGATAGAAGAGATAAGACCGTTTTTAGCAGTAGATGCTGTAAAGAAGCAAGTGAGGTAAGCATTTCTAGCGAAGTCACCAGAACCACCAATACCATTCATCATTTTTGTACCCATGATATGAGTGGAGTTTATATTACCATAAATATCGCATTCAATAGCAGTATTCATAGCAATAACACCAATTCTTCTTACAACTTCTGGGCTATTGGAAATTTCCTGTGGACGAAGTAAAAGATGTTTTCTATATTCTTTGATATTTTCATAGAAACGTTTTAATCCGTCTGGAGATGGAGATAATGCTGTACCAGATGCAAAGTTTAATTTACCAGCATCAATTAAGTCAAACATACCATCTTGGATAACTTCTGTATATACAGATAAGTCTTTTAAATCAGAATCAACGAACCCGCTGATTACTGCATTTGCTACATTACCTACACCAGATTGTAATGGTAAGAGATTTTTAGGCATATGACCTTTTTTAACTTCATCTTGAAGAAGTTCAATGATATATTCAGACATTTTGTGATCAGCTTCACTAATTTCACCAAATGGACGAGTTTTATCTGTAATATCACAAGGAACAATGCATTTAATTTTATCTGGAGTGCAAGGTATGTAAGGTGTACCAATACGGTCGTTAGCCTTAACAATAGGAATTGGAAGACGATGTGGTGGATCAAGAGGCACATAAACGTCATGCATACCTTCGAGTTCTAATGGTTGGCTAGTATTAACTTCTACTATAACCATATCTGCTTGTTGAACGAAAGAAGCTGTATTACCCATAGATGTTGTTGGGATAATGTTACCTTCTTCTGTAATAGCACAAGCTTCTACGATAGCAACATCTAGTTTACCATAGAAACCATAACGTAATAACTGAGCGGATTCACTAAGATGTAAATCGCTATAAGAGATTTCACCAGAGTTTATTAAATTTCTTAATAATTTGTTAGTTTGATATGGCATACGTTTATCGATACCATTAACTTCACAAAGTGCACCATCAAGTTCTGGTCCTACAGAAGCACCTGTATATAAATTAATTTTAAATGGGTGTTCTTTCATGCGTTCAGCAAGAGCCAAAGGCACAGCTTTAGGATAACCAGATGGTGTAAATCCACTAGTTCCCACATTCATGCCTGGTTTAATTAACTCAGCAGCTTCTTGTGCACTGACAATTTTCGCATGCAAAGCTTTATTACGCACACGATCTAAAATGTCAATCATTAAAAATTCTCCTCCTTACCAAAATATATTGTTGCATTATTATGTCGTGTTCCATTATATCATTGTCTAATACGATAATCAAAGATTATTGTATCATTTATGAAATAAATTTTTTTATTTATAATTCTTCAATAAAAAATAAATAAAAATTATAAAAAATCAACACTCCATCTTTTAATAAATAATAACGCATATCACTAACAAAAGCATACCACTACTAGGGAAAAGCGTCAAGTTTTACTATAGGAAAAGAAAGCTATTTTCCTGTAATATAATACGACAATCTACTAAGTCCCACAGATAAATCTTCATTAACAATTTTCACATCTTCAGGGACTCTCATTTTTACAGGAGCAAAGTTCCATATTCCTTTTATATTTGCTTTAACTAATTTATCAGCGACCTGTTGTGCAAATTGAGCAGGTACTGCAATAACCCCAATATCTATCTTCAGATTTTTAGCACAACTTTGCAATTCATCAATACTTTTTACTTTTACATGATTTACTGTCTTACCAATAATATTGGGGTCATTATCAAATAATGCTACTAGATTAAAACCTAAAGCAATAAAATTTTGATAATTAGCCAAAGCCACACCTAAATGACCAATCCCTACGATTGCAATATTCCAATGATTATCAAGCCCTAAAATCTTGCCTACATTAAATTTAAGTTCATTGACATAATAGCCAACTCCCTTTTTACCAAACTGACCAAATAAAGCTAAATCTTTTCTAATTTGCTCCGGTGTTAATTCTAATCGACGGCCTAATTCATCTGATGAGATGATATCCATGCCATCATCTTGAGCCAATCTCAAAGTTCTATAATATAGTGGTAATCTATCAATAGTTGCTTTAGAAATAGTTTGTTCTTTCACTGCATTCACTCCTTTAAGGCTTGAGTTTAAATAATATTATTAATTTAATTTTTATATCCAGAAACTACAATTCCTGAAAATAGCCATACAAGCATAGATAATTCTGTATTAAACATTACATAATCTGTAAAACCATTTAATGCCAATGCAGATAAACCTAAACCTATGCCTAAAAACATAGCTTTAACCAATATATCTAATTTCATAACTTGTGCTTTAAAGGCTTTGTAAATTACACCAAAGAAACAAAC
Coding sequences:
- a CDS encoding biotin/lipoyl-containing protein; amino-acid sequence: MKKFNITVNGNAYEVEIEEVKAAAPVAAAPKAAPAAAPAPKAAPAAAAAAPAAGDNTVTAPMPGKIVKLVASVGQAVNAGDVLLILEAMKMQNEITAPAAGTVKSFAVNAGDSVKPGQTMVVIG
- a CDS encoding acetyl-CoA hydrolase/transferase family protein, with translation MIDILDRVRNKALHAKIVSAQEAAELIKPGMNVGTSGFTPSGYPKAVPLALAERMKEHPFKINLYTGASVGPELDGALCEVNGIDKRMPYQTNKLLRNLINSGEISYSDLHLSESAQLLRYGFYGKLDVAIVEACAITEEGNIIPTTSMGNTASFVQQADMVIVEVNTSQPLELEGMHDVYVPLDPPHRLPIPIVKANDRIGTPYIPCTPDKIKCIVPCDITDKTRPFGEISEADHKMSEYIIELLQDEVKKGHMPKNLLPLQSGVGNVANAVISGFVDSDLKDLSVYTEVIQDGMFDLIDAGKLNFASGTALSPSPDGLKRFYENIKEYRKHLLLRPQEISNSPEVVRRIGVIAMNTAIECDIYGNINSTHIMGTKMMNGIGGSGDFARNAYLTCFFTASTAKNGLISSIVPMCSHVDHTEHDVDIIVTEQGLADLRGLAPRERAREVINKCAHPDYKPMLMDYLERAEAATKHAQTPHIIKEALSWHEKFMETGSMK
- a CDS encoding redox-sensing transcriptional repressor Rex, encoding MKEQTISKATIDRLPLYYRTLRLAQDDGMDIISSDELGRRLELTPEQIRKDLALFGQFGKKGVGYYVNELKFNVGKILGLDNHWNIAIVGIGHLGVALANYQNFIALGFNLVALFDNDPNIIGKTVNHVKVKSIDELQSCAKNLKIDIGVIAVPAQFAQQVADKLVKANIKGIWNFAPVKMRVPEDVKIVNEDLSVGLSRLSYYITGK
- a CDS encoding cobalamin B12-binding domain-containing protein, which encodes MIRVLVAKPGLDGHDRGAKVVARALRDAGFEVIYTGLRQTPEQIAEAALQEDVNVVAMSILSGAHPHLFPKVVKLVREKGMNDVLIIGGGVIPEGDIPALKEAGIAEVFTPGTPTTDVIEFIKAHVKEA
- the meaB gene encoding methylmalonyl Co-A mutase-associated GTPase MeaB, with product MDIAQELLNGNRLALTRAITAIENETDAAVEIMKKLYPHTGHAFVLGITGPPGAGKSTLTDRLARAYRNQGKTVGIIAIDPTSPFTGGAILGDRIRMNSLTLDEGVFIRSMGTRGSLGGLSHKTADAIKAMDAFGKDVIIVETVGVGQSEVDIVKAADTTMVVMVPGLGDDIQAIKAGILEIGDIFTINKADLDGADKLYTELNMMLDLDGETPDWRPPVKKVMASRGEGINELVDTITEHQNYLVESGTLAIRRHKRAKNELLDRLSASIGSYITKHIVETGELDAYVKDIETRQNDPYTVVNTIMDNMLKK
- the mce gene encoding methylmalonyl-CoA epimerase, which codes for MKINRVDHIGIAVPNLQEAKKFYEETLGIKITKEDEIVEEQKVKVSFVPCGDCEIELLESTTEDGPIAKYLAKNGGRSGIQHIALNVDNIEEAIAEMKEKGVRMIDEQPRYGAGNSSIAFVHPKASGILVELAQRLDETK
- a CDS encoding acyl-CoA mutase large subunit family protein, coding for MSNEKEKIQAGLAEYNASVEKTVARFPERGHLPEQRLYTPLDIEGTDYTEEIGFPGMYPYTRGVQPTMYRGRFWTMRMYAGFSTAEESNKRYRYLIESGATGLSCAFDLPTQIGYDSTDDISEGEVGKVGVAIDSLADMEILFDQIDLGKVSTSMTINAPASVLLAMYIAVAEKQGVPADQLKGTIQNDILKEYAARGTYIFPPRPSMRLITNIFEYCSKYVPKWNTISISGYHIREAGSTASQEIAFTIADGIAYVEAAIKAGLDVDAFAGRLSFFWNAHNNVLEEVAKFRASRRIWAKVMKERFGAKKAKSMMLRVHTQTAGSMLTAQQPNNNIIRVALQTAAAVMGGTQSLHTNSRDEALALPTEESVMIALRTQQIVAYESGLADVVDPLAGSYYVEAMTNRIEKEAWDYIKKIDEIGGAVSAIEKGYIQKEIQDSAYKWQMDVESGARTIVGVNKFQIEEKPVEGLLKVDASVGEKQKAKVEAMKAKRDNAAVEAALADLEAACKDENENLMPHILAAVKTYATLGEICGVMRKVFGEYEAHVNL
- the mmdA gene encoding methylmalonyl-CoA decarboxylase subunit alpha, coding for MATVQERIDLMNAKKEHILQAGGPKRVAKQHAKGKMTARERIEKLFDEGTFVELDQFVKHRCTNFGQEKKDLPAEGVITGYGTVDGRLVYAYAQDFTVEGGSLGEMHAKKIWKVQEMSLKMGAPCVGINDSGGARIQEAVDALSGYGGIFQRNTDASGVVPQISVIMGPCAGGAVYSPALTDFIYMVKNTSQMFITGPAVIKSVTAEEVTAEQLGGAMTHNTTSGVAHFAAENEDDCIEQIRYLLSFLPSNNMDDAPERPTNDDPSRMDEELNTVIPDNANMPYDMKDVIRSLVDDGEFYEVHQHYATNIITCFAHFDGRSVGIIANQPAVMAGCLDINASDKSARFIRFCDAFNIPIVNLVDVPGFLPGTDQEYGGIIRHGAKMLYAYCEATVPKITLITRKAYGGSYLAMCSRELGADQVMAWPTAEIAVMGPAGAANIIFRKDPDVAAKTAEYVAEFATPYKAAERGYIDMVIEPKESRPRIITALNMLASKREARPAKKHGNVPL